The genomic DNA CACCAGCATCACAACGGTGATCAGCATGACGGTGGTATCAAAGCGTTGATAGCCATAGCGGATGCCCACATCCCCAAGGCCACCACCGCCGACGGCACCGGCCATGGCTGAGTAGCTCACCAAGGTGACCAAGGTAATGGTGGCGCCATTGATGATGCCCGGCAGTGCTTCCGGTATCAGCACTTTACAAATAATTTGGAGCGGGTTCGCGCCCATCGCTTTGGCCGCTTCTTCTAGCCCTGCCGGTAGTTCCAGTAACGCCCCCTCAACCAAGCGGGCAATAAATGGAATCGCGCCGACGGTAAGTGGCACAATCGCCGCCGCGGTGCCGATTGAGGTGCCAACCACCATGCGGGTAAACGGAATAATCGCCACCAGCAAGATAATAAAGGGGATGGAGCGACCAATGTTCACGATTGCGCCAAGCACCTGGTTAACTTGTGGTTGACCCAGCAAACCACCGGGTTTGGTCACATGCAGTAGCACGCCTAGTGGGATACCAATCACAAACCCCATGATGCCGGAGGCAAATACCATATACAGGGTTTGGCCAGTGGCTTCGAGCAGCAAGTTGATAAGGGCGCTGTTTTCATTGACCCAGTGGGTGAATTGATCAATCAACATAGCCAAGTACCTCCGTGTTGACATGGTGCTTGTTGAGGTAAGTGATGGCGTTTTCAACCGCCTCTTTTGGCCCCATGATTTCTGCAAGCAGTAGGCCGAATTTCACGCCGCCGGCGTAGTCGATATCTGAGCTTAAAATGCTGATGTCGATATCAAACAGACGCGAGATCTGGCTGATTAATGGGTCATCGACCGTTGCACCGGTAAATTCGAGGCGCACCAAGGGGTAGCTGCCTTTAAAGTATTCTTTTTGTAAGCGCTGGGCAAAATCATGCGGCACTGACAAGTCGAGGGTTGAGCGAATAAATTGTTTCGCCAAGTCGGATTTGGGGTGCGCAAAAATCTCGCCCACCGGGCCGGACTCGACCAGTTCGCCATCGCCAATAATAGCGACGTCGTCACAGATACGTTTGACCACGTCCATTTCGTGGGTGATCAGCAAAATGGTGAGGTTGAGCTTTTGGTTGATGGTTTGCAGCAGCGACAAAATCGATTGGGTGGTGGCCGGATCCAGTGCGCTGGTGGCTTCATCACAAAGTAGAACGTTGGGGCTTGGCGCCAATGCACGGGCAATGGCGACACGTTGTTTTTGTCCGCCACTGAGGCTGGCAGGATACACATCACGCTTATCGGCCAAGCCAACCAGATCGAGCAGTTCGCTCACGCGGGTTTCAATCTCATCGCGGCTCGAGCCACTTAGCTCAAGCG from Salinivibrio kushneri includes the following:
- a CDS encoding methionine ABC transporter permease produces the protein MLIDQFTHWVNENSALINLLLEATGQTLYMVFASGIMGFVIGIPLGVLLHVTKPGGLLGQPQVNQVLGAIVNIGRSIPFIILLVAIIPFTRMVVGTSIGTAAAIVPLTVGAIPFIARLVEGALLELPAGLEEAAKAMGANPLQIICKVLIPEALPGIINGATITLVTLVSYSAMAGAVGGGGLGDVGIRYGYQRFDTTVMLITVVMLVVLVQAIQSFGDYLVRRADHR
- the metN gene encoding methionine ABC transporter ATP-binding protein MetN codes for the protein MIEITNLNKVFELGERRIHALNDINLFIPKGKVFGVIGASGAGKSTLIRMVNLLERPTSGSVKVGGTNLTALPNRQLTQARRKIGMIFQHFNLLSSRTVFDNIALPLELSGSSRDEIETRVSELLDLVGLADKRDVYPASLSGGQKQRVAIARALAPSPNVLLCDEATSALDPATTQSILSLLQTINQKLNLTILLITHEMDVVKRICDDVAIIGDGELVESGPVGEIFAHPKSDLAKQFIRSTLDLSVPHDFAQRLQKEYFKGSYPLVRLEFTGATVDDPLISQISRLFDIDISILSSDIDYAGGVKFGLLLAEIMGPKEAVENAITYLNKHHVNTEVLGYVD